A portion of the Flavobacterium limnophilum genome contains these proteins:
- a CDS encoding aminotransferase class V-fold PLP-dependent enzyme, with the protein MKSQFLLDPNIIFLNHGSFGACPKPIFDEYQRFQLELENEPVYFIQKKQAEYLKIAKVRLAKYMGCQANDFFFTPNPTFAVNTIMRSLDLKEGDEILTTNHEYGAMDRTWNFYCKKSGAKYIRQNISLPIVSKEQILEEFWSGYTSKTKIVFLNQISSATALIFPVKEICDKARELGLITIIDGAHVLGQMDLNITELNPDFYTGTLHKWMLAPKGSSFLYVKKNFQEMQDPLVVGWGYESVSPGESQFLDYQEFQGTREISAFLCTPKAIDFLEENDWKTKAKECRSIVLNNYQRFCDLLNTKPICPITEDFLVQMASISVKTSNPAALKELLFNKYKIEIPVMPLNGNYFIRYSINGYNSQEDLDILYKALQDIIATTDLIEL; encoded by the coding sequence ATGAAATCACAATTCCTTCTTGATCCGAATATAATTTTTTTAAATCACGGTTCTTTTGGCGCTTGCCCAAAACCAATTTTTGACGAATACCAACGTTTTCAGCTGGAATTGGAAAATGAACCTGTTTATTTTATTCAAAAAAAACAGGCAGAATATTTGAAAATAGCCAAGGTAAGATTAGCAAAATATATGGGTTGTCAAGCCAATGATTTCTTTTTTACGCCAAACCCAACCTTTGCTGTAAATACGATTATGCGCAGTTTGGATTTGAAAGAAGGAGATGAAATCCTCACTACCAATCACGAATATGGCGCAATGGACAGAACTTGGAATTTCTATTGCAAAAAATCGGGAGCCAAATACATTCGCCAAAACATATCGCTTCCTATTGTTTCCAAAGAACAAATCTTGGAAGAATTTTGGAGTGGCTATACTTCCAAAACCAAAATTGTTTTCCTGAATCAGATTTCTAGCGCAACGGCATTAATTTTTCCAGTAAAAGAAATTTGCGATAAAGCCCGTGAATTAGGATTGATTACCATTATTGACGGCGCTCACGTTTTGGGTCAAATGGATTTGAATATCACGGAATTAAACCCCGATTTTTATACCGGAACGCTTCACAAATGGATGTTGGCTCCAAAAGGAAGTTCTTTTCTGTATGTGAAAAAAAATTTTCAGGAAATGCAGGATCCACTTGTGGTGGGGTGGGGTTACGAAAGTGTTTCTCCAGGCGAAAGCCAGTTTTTAGATTATCAGGAATTTCAGGGAACGAGAGAAATTTCAGCATTCTTATGTACACCAAAAGCGATTGATTTTCTTGAAGAAAACGATTGGAAAACCAAAGCAAAGGAATGTAGAAGTATCGTTCTGAATAATTACCAACGCTTTTGCGATTTGCTCAACACAAAACCGATTTGTCCAATTACGGAAGATTTTTTAGTTCAAATGGCAAGTATTTCTGTAAAGACTTCAAATCCTGCAGCATTAAAAGAATTGCTTTTCAATAAATACAAAATCGAAATTCCTGTAATGCCTCTAAACGGAAATTATTTTATACGCTATTCTATAAATGGGTATAATTCCCAAGAAGATTTAGATATTTTATACAAAGCATTGCAAGATATTATAGCAACAACGGATTTGATAGAATTATAG
- a CDS encoding ABC transporter permease: protein MNLEYFIAKRLITAKHYKSSISAPIIKIAISAIAIGMIMMIVSVATGIGLQQKIREKVSAFNGHIIISNYDNNQSEVTLVPLSKKQNFYPKFNSVPEVTHIQAIASKAGIIRTETAFEGIILKGVGTDYQWDNIKDYVISGRLPDFSKGINQEVVISQFLANRLNLKVGDSFNTFFIKEDQNQLPNSRRFKITGIFNSGFQEFDATYIIGDIRHIQRMNKWKPDQIGAFEVFVNDFNNIEAIGEKVYEQTTSTQDTRTIVEKYSYIFEWLKLFDFNIIIILAVMIIVATINMVVALLVLILERTQMIGILKALGASNWSVRKIFLYNALYLIIRGLFWGNLIGISLLLIQQYFGIITLNPENYYVNKAPVYLNWAYVVLLNLLTITVCFLVLLIPSYIITKISPVKAIRFD, encoded by the coding sequence TTGAATTTAGAATATTTCATTGCCAAACGACTTATCACTGCTAAACATTATAAAAGCAGCATATCGGCACCCATAATAAAAATTGCAATTTCTGCCATTGCCATTGGAATGATTATGATGATCGTGTCTGTAGCTACCGGAATTGGATTGCAACAAAAAATTCGCGAGAAAGTTTCAGCTTTTAATGGGCATATTATTATTTCCAATTACGACAACAATCAATCCGAAGTTACTTTGGTTCCCCTTTCCAAGAAACAGAACTTTTACCCAAAATTCAACTCCGTTCCAGAGGTAACCCACATCCAAGCCATTGCCAGCAAAGCAGGAATCATTAGAACCGAAACCGCTTTCGAAGGAATAATCCTCAAAGGAGTCGGAACGGATTACCAATGGGATAATATAAAGGACTATGTCATTTCGGGCAGATTGCCTGATTTTTCAAAAGGAATCAATCAGGAAGTTGTCATTTCCCAATTTTTGGCAAACCGATTAAACTTAAAAGTAGGTGATTCTTTCAATACATTTTTCATCAAGGAAGATCAAAATCAATTACCCAATAGCCGAAGATTCAAAATCACCGGGATTTTCAACTCGGGTTTCCAGGAATTTGACGCTACTTATATAATAGGTGATATTCGACACATCCAACGAATGAACAAATGGAAGCCGGATCAAATCGGGGCATTCGAAGTTTTTGTAAACGATTTCAATAATATCGAAGCCATTGGCGAAAAAGTCTATGAACAAACTACATCAACACAAGATACGAGAACCATAGTCGAAAAATACAGTTACATCTTCGAGTGGTTAAAACTCTTCGATTTCAACATCATCATTATATTGGCTGTAATGATTATCGTGGCAACTATTAATATGGTGGTCGCACTATTGGTACTTATTCTCGAACGCACCCAAATGATAGGAATCTTGAAAGCATTGGGCGCAAGCAATTGGTCAGTTCGGAAAATATTCCTGTACAATGCGCTCTACCTTATAATAAGAGGACTGTTTTGGGGTAATCTTATCGGCATTTCGTTATTGTTAATCCAACAGTATTTCGGAATCATCACACTTAACCCCGAAAATTATTACGTCAATAAAGCGCCGGTTTACCTTAACTGGGCTTATGTTGTGCTTTTAAATCTCCTCACGATTACCGTTTGTTTTTTGGTATTATTAATTCCCTCCTATATAATAACCAAAATATCTCCAGTAAAAGCCATTCGTTTCGATTAG
- a CDS encoding energy transducer TonB, whose amino-acid sequence MGGKVYVTFIIEKDGSISDVKVLRDVGFGTGKEAIRVLELCPKWTPGRQNGKNVRCSYSLPISLQANIFKASEVDKKPEFEGGMQNFYEFVRKNYKMPEIEGLKGTVYITLIVEKDGSLSKVKILRDIGYGIGEEALRILKICPNWVPAQHKGQKVRCSYSLSMTLQSS is encoded by the coding sequence TTGGGTGGGAAAGTATATGTAACTTTTATAATAGAAAAGGACGGAAGTATATCTGATGTAAAAGTTTTGAGAGACGTTGGTTTTGGTACGGGGAAGGAAGCAATACGAGTATTGGAGTTGTGTCCAAAATGGACTCCTGGCCGTCAAAACGGAAAAAATGTTAGATGTAGTTATAGTTTGCCAATATCATTACAGGCTAATATTTTTAAAGCATCAGAAGTAGATAAAAAGCCAGAATTTGAAGGAGGAATGCAAAATTTTTATGAATTTGTTAGGAAAAATTATAAAATGCCTGAAATTGAAGGTTTAAAAGGTACTGTTTATATTACGCTTATAGTTGAAAAGGATGGAAGTCTTTCTAAGGTCAAAATTTTACGTGATATAGGGTATGGAATAGGAGAAGAGGCGCTTAGGATCTTAAAAATATGTCCAAATTGGGTTCCTGCTCAACACAAAGGACAAAAAGTAAGATGTTCCTATTCTTTGTCAATGACATTACAGTCTAGTTAA
- a CDS encoding tetratricopeptide repeat protein — MNKFKILSLAFIASVSFANAQDITQARKAIDAEQYENAKSMLKSILKTSPINGRANFLLGNVYLIQSVTDSAKIAYQKGLAGTDGARLNYIGLGVIDLDNGNTVAAEANFALALKDTKKKDIEELTAIGRAYTYSTKPNFKKAIEVLNKAKTINSNDAYVQLALGDAYNFDKNQNDAYVAYRNAFQIDPTLLRAKMQLGVLLKGAKSYDEAIKSFNEVIALNANYGPVYRELAETYYKWGRNKPSKSEEYMQTAIKYYEKYLSLTDHSLHSRMRHADFLVLVKDYKALEVEANKMIEMDKVNPRIFRYLGYSAYENGNAEVAIKSLESFIGNPGNKVIAKDYLYLGTAKFKKGLAADGLSIDSALYNSGLADIKKAIEMEPLIIEELNEVGKKIFTLKLFNEAAPVFEFGTTNSEFKNYLEDNIYYGLSIYYANSKKGVTPDPVALQKADLAFEKVTVASPTYLDAYLYRGRTNSLMGNDPMTIKYYEEYVSKVAEKGAEEMAKPTVLKKVIESYNTIAASYANTDKVKAIEYFNKTLALDPTNNYASESLKLLK, encoded by the coding sequence ATGAATAAGTTTAAAATTTTAAGTCTTGCTTTTATAGCCTCGGTATCTTTTGCTAATGCACAAGATATAACCCAAGCAAGAAAAGCAATAGATGCCGAACAGTATGAAAATGCAAAATCGATGTTAAAATCGATTCTTAAAACTAGTCCAATAAATGGAAGAGCCAATTTTCTATTAGGAAATGTTTATCTGATCCAATCAGTAACGGATTCCGCAAAAATTGCCTACCAAAAAGGTTTGGCAGGAACAGATGGAGCCAGGTTAAATTATATTGGATTAGGCGTTATAGATTTGGACAATGGTAATACTGTTGCTGCTGAAGCAAATTTTGCATTGGCGTTGAAGGATACCAAAAAGAAAGATATTGAGGAATTAACAGCCATTGGCAGAGCTTATACCTATTCTACCAAACCAAATTTCAAGAAGGCAATCGAAGTTTTAAACAAGGCTAAAACCATAAATTCTAACGATGCTTATGTTCAACTAGCACTTGGAGATGCTTATAATTTTGACAAGAATCAAAACGATGCTTATGTTGCCTATAGAAATGCTTTTCAAATTGACCCTACACTTTTAAGAGCCAAAATGCAATTAGGTGTTTTGTTGAAAGGAGCAAAATCTTATGATGAAGCCATTAAGTCTTTCAATGAAGTTATTGCACTTAACGCAAATTATGGGCCAGTTTATAGAGAATTGGCAGAGACCTATTATAAATGGGGAAGAAACAAGCCTTCTAAGTCGGAGGAATACATGCAAACGGCCATTAAGTATTATGAAAAATATCTTAGTCTAACCGATCATTCATTACACTCCAGAATGCGTCATGCCGATTTCCTTGTTCTTGTTAAAGATTACAAAGCATTGGAAGTCGAAGCCAATAAAATGATTGAGATGGACAAGGTAAATCCCAGAATTTTCCGTTATTTAGGATATTCAGCCTATGAAAATGGTAATGCGGAAGTTGCCATTAAATCATTGGAAAGCTTTATTGGTAATCCAGGCAACAAGGTAATTGCAAAAGATTATTTGTATTTGGGTACAGCCAAATTCAAAAAAGGTTTAGCTGCAGATGGATTATCGATAGATTCAGCTTTATATAATTCAGGTTTGGCCGACATTAAAAAGGCGATTGAAATGGAGCCTTTGATTATAGAGGAATTGAACGAAGTTGGTAAAAAAATATTCACTTTGAAATTATTCAACGAAGCTGCTCCAGTATTTGAATTCGGAACGACAAATTCTGAGTTTAAAAATTATTTGGAAGATAATATTTATTATGGATTGTCAATTTATTATGCTAATAGCAAAAAAGGAGTAACCCCAGATCCAGTAGCCTTGCAAAAAGCGGATTTGGCTTTTGAAAAAGTAACAGTGGCTTCTCCAACTTATCTAGATGCCTATCTTTATAGAGGAAGAACAAATAGTTTGATGGGGAATGACCCAATGACTATAAAATATTATGAAGAATACGTGTCTAAAGTTGCTGAAAAAGGTGCTGAAGAAATGGCTAAACCAACTGTCTTGAAGAAAGTTATAGAGTCTTATAATACTATAGCAGCCAGTTATGCCAATACTGACAAAGTGAAAGCAATCGAATATTTTAACAAAACACTTGCTTTGGATCCAACCAATAACTATGCATCCGAATCCTTGAAGTTGTTGAAATAA
- a CDS encoding PstS family phosphate ABC transporter substrate-binding protein gives MRKIIKGLVLVFVCFLFMMCNQKEQNSAKKESILKGSATVLVDETLLPIMEEQVAVFESSYDAKIKLVSKSESEIVLSLFNSKSGIAVLTRNLTDEENKIFVQKKITPKITKFATDAIAFISNKSDKDTLIDLKHVIEFMQGKTSSKIKGLVFDNPNSSTVRYMNTLAGIKSIPEKGVYSFKTNEEVIKFVAKNDGMIGVLGLNWLTQPMPEMQQFVDEVNVLSVKGVSGQNYYVPSQNNIAEGKYALARDLYIVNCQGYTGLGMGFASFVAGDIGQRIILKSGLLPVRVPGRKINIRNEISNEK, from the coding sequence ATGCGTAAAATAATTAAAGGTCTTGTTCTTGTTTTTGTTTGTTTCTTGTTCATGATGTGCAATCAAAAAGAACAAAATAGTGCAAAGAAAGAATCCATATTGAAAGGTTCGGCAACCGTTTTGGTAGATGAAACGTTATTGCCAATTATGGAAGAACAAGTGGCTGTTTTTGAAAGTAGTTATGATGCAAAAATCAAGTTGGTTTCAAAATCAGAATCGGAAATAGTTCTTTCTTTATTTAATTCAAAATCTGGAATTGCTGTCTTGACCCGAAATTTGACCGATGAAGAAAATAAAATCTTTGTACAAAAAAAAATTACCCCAAAAATCACTAAATTTGCGACCGATGCCATTGCCTTTATTTCAAATAAAAGTGATAAAGATACGTTAATTGATTTGAAGCATGTAATTGAGTTTATGCAAGGCAAAACAAGTTCAAAGATAAAAGGGCTTGTGTTTGATAACCCAAATTCGAGTACGGTGCGTTATATGAATACTTTGGCAGGGATTAAATCAATTCCTGAAAAAGGTGTGTATTCATTTAAAACAAATGAAGAGGTAATCAAGTTTGTTGCCAAGAATGATGGAATGATTGGTGTTTTGGGATTAAATTGGTTGACACAACCCATGCCGGAAATGCAGCAATTTGTGGATGAAGTTAATGTTTTGAGTGTTAAAGGCGTATCGGGACAAAATTATTATGTGCCAAGCCAAAACAATATAGCCGAAGGAAAATATGCTTTGGCACGTGATTTGTATATTGTCAATTGTCAAGGATATACTGGATTAGGAATGGGCTTTGCTTCATTTGTCGCTGGTGACATTGGACAAAGGATTATTTTAAAATCAGGATTGTTGCCAGTTAGAGTTCCAGGTCGAAAAATTAATATTAGAAATGAAATTAGTAATGAAAAATAA
- a CDS encoding class I SAM-dependent methyltransferase: MKDLFGKAILDFQTNNSPEDLITETSISEADEMSVAYLFRSYDEMPKLEQKALQLAKGKILDVGCGAGSHSLTLQNDRNLDVTSIDISPNAIQACELRGLKNAKVQDILTLENEKFDTILLLMNGTGIFGTLKETPNFLQKLKSLLNPNGQILIDSSDIIYMFDDDEDGGKWIPGDGYYGELTFTVSYKNETEATFPWLYLDYNTLQNAAFANGLQCELILEGEHYDYLAKLSV; encoded by the coding sequence ATGAAAGACCTTTTCGGAAAAGCCATACTCGATTTTCAAACCAATAATTCTCCCGAGGATTTAATTACCGAAACTTCTATTTCTGAAGCTGACGAAATGAGTGTCGCTTATCTTTTTCGAAGTTATGACGAAATGCCAAAATTGGAACAAAAAGCGTTGCAATTGGCCAAAGGTAAAATTCTTGATGTGGGTTGCGGAGCTGGAAGTCACAGTTTGACTTTGCAAAATGACCGCAATCTTGATGTCACTTCGATAGATATTTCTCCAAATGCCATCCAAGCTTGTGAACTTCGTGGTTTGAAAAATGCCAAAGTACAAGACATACTGACATTGGAAAACGAAAAATTCGATACCATTTTATTACTAATGAATGGCACGGGGATTTTTGGAACATTGAAAGAAACGCCCAACTTTTTACAAAAACTAAAAAGCTTATTAAACCCAAATGGTCAAATTCTTATTGATTCTTCGGACATCATCTATATGTTTGACGATGATGAAGATGGTGGAAAGTGGATTCCTGGAGATGGTTATTATGGCGAATTGACTTTTACTGTTTCCTACAAGAATGAAACCGAAGCCACTTTTCCGTGGCTTTATCTTGATTACAACACATTGCAAAATGCGGCTTTCGCCAATGGTTTACAGTGCGAATTGATTCTCGAAGGAGAACATTATGATTATTTAGCTAAGCTTTCAGTTTAG
- a CDS encoding YkgJ family cysteine cluster protein has protein sequence MDKILNNLPKEAKDKHIENKKYFDKLKKKTPKNLDYVMQDLHDAEFKKTDCLKCANCCKTTGPLFTSADIERISKHLRQKPQQFIDQYLRIDEDKDYVLQSVPCAFLDSDNTCFIYDVRPKACREFPHTDRKKFQQISDLTLKNVVICPAAFNIVEEMKRKMPL, from the coding sequence ATGGACAAAATTCTAAACAATCTTCCTAAAGAAGCCAAAGATAAGCATATCGAAAACAAAAAGTATTTTGATAAGCTAAAAAAGAAGACACCAAAAAACTTGGATTACGTGATGCAAGATTTACACGATGCCGAATTCAAGAAAACCGATTGTTTGAAATGTGCCAATTGTTGCAAAACCACTGGCCCATTATTCACTTCTGCCGACATTGAGCGAATTTCAAAACACCTCCGACAAAAACCGCAACAATTTATCGACCAATATTTGCGTATTGATGAAGATAAAGATTATGTGTTGCAAAGCGTGCCTTGTGCTTTTTTGGATTCCGATAACACTTGTTTTATTTATGATGTCCGTCCAAAAGCCTGTCGAGAATTCCCGCATACCGACAGAAAGAAGTTTCAGCAAATCTCTGATCTAACTTTGAAAAACGTTGTAATTTGTCCAGCAGCTTTTAATATTGTCGAAGAAATGAAGAGGAAAATGCCTTTGTGA
- a CDS encoding 7-carboxy-7-deazaguanine synthase QueE yields MLSKEIQLEVNKGAMLPLMEEFYTIQGEGFHTGTAAYFIRIGGCDVGCHWCDVKESWNAELHPPTSIDLIVANASKYADTVVVTGGEPLTWDMSLLTQKLKDQNLKVHIETSGAYELSGSWDWICLSPKKNKLPTQTVYDKAHELKVIIYNKHDFIFAEEQAEKVNKNAILFLQPEWSKKEEMTPLIVDYVMNNPKWRVSLQTHKYLNIP; encoded by the coding sequence ATGTTATCAAAAGAAATACAATTAGAAGTTAATAAAGGTGCAATGCTTCCCTTGATGGAAGAATTCTACACCATTCAAGGCGAAGGATTTCATACCGGAACTGCCGCTTATTTCATAAGAATTGGTGGTTGTGATGTCGGTTGTCATTGGTGTGATGTTAAAGAAAGTTGGAATGCCGAATTACATCCGCCAACAAGTATCGATTTGATTGTTGCCAATGCCAGTAAATATGCAGATACGGTTGTGGTTACCGGAGGCGAACCTTTGACTTGGGATATGTCTTTGCTTACTCAAAAGCTAAAAGACCAAAACCTAAAAGTACACATTGAGACTTCTGGAGCCTATGAACTTTCAGGTAGCTGGGATTGGATTTGTCTTTCGCCAAAGAAAAACAAATTGCCAACCCAAACCGTTTATGACAAAGCCCACGAGCTTAAAGTCATTATTTACAACAAACACGATTTTATCTTTGCCGAAGAACAAGCTGAAAAAGTAAACAAAAATGCTATTTTATTCCTCCAACCCGAATGGAGTAAAAAAGAAGAAATGACACCGCTTATTGTTGATTACGTAATGAACAATCCAAAATGGAGAGTATCTTTGCAAACACATAAATACTTGAATATTCCTTAA
- a CDS encoding ExbD/TolR family protein, whose protein sequence is MAELNTGDGGGGKDKKVRSKKQNSKVDLTAMVDLAFLLITFFMLTTTLSKPKAMELGLPDKEKDDDVKTEIKVDEFRTMTILMGANNKLVRYNGLLEKPVPGGTPKDFTYGKDGIRKELLSRKASVLAYSTAKGKPKNGMIVIIKPGKKSNYRNLVDILDEMGIVEVPTYAIVNDFSPAELKLLEGK, encoded by the coding sequence ATGGCTGAATTAAATACAGGCGACGGTGGCGGTGGTAAGGACAAAAAAGTAAGAAGTAAAAAACAAAATTCAAAAGTGGATTTAACTGCTATGGTGGATTTGGCTTTCTTGTTGATTACGTTCTTTATGCTAACCACTACCTTGTCAAAACCAAAAGCGATGGAATTGGGATTGCCGGATAAAGAAAAAGATGACGATGTTAAAACGGAAATAAAAGTAGATGAATTTCGTACAATGACCATTTTGATGGGGGCTAATAATAAATTAGTTCGCTACAACGGTTTGTTGGAAAAACCAGTTCCTGGTGGTACTCCAAAAGATTTTACTTATGGTAAAGATGGGATTCGTAAAGAATTGTTGTCTAGAAAAGCATCAGTTTTGGCTTATTCAACAGCAAAAGGAAAACCAAAAAATGGAATGATTGTAATTATCAAACCGGGTAAAAAATCAAATTACCGTAACTTGGTAGATATATTGGATGAAATGGGAATTGTTGAAGTGCCAACTTATGCTATTGTAAACGATTTTTCACCAGCAGAATTAAAATTGTTAGAAGGAAAATAA
- a CDS encoding energy transducer TonB, whose protein sequence is MKLDLLKNQWLEIVFEGRNKKYGAYDLRKSITKSTVRSFIIGTMVFALLVSIPTIMRMIPDASDDATIDTKITAVKLPPKKEKPKDPNLPPPPPPAPKVDQVKFVKPVVAKADEVVEEIAEVKDLKDKNIGKEAIKGNPDAELTVDMPTGHGTEAVVEEDNTVYNTAGIEVKPEYPGGIEKFYAFVQKNYQMPDEEGLRGKVYVTFVVEKDGSLTDIKVLRDIGYGTGKEAIRVLKATPKWNPGEQNGKKVRCTYSLPISLQSAE, encoded by the coding sequence ATGAAATTAGATTTATTAAAAAATCAATGGCTTGAAATAGTTTTCGAAGGTCGTAATAAAAAGTATGGTGCTTATGATTTGAGAAAATCAATTACCAAGAGCACGGTAAGATCTTTCATCATTGGAACAATGGTTTTTGCTCTTCTTGTAAGCATACCTACAATTATGCGTATGATTCCTGATGCTAGTGATGATGCTACCATTGATACTAAGATTACGGCAGTGAAGTTGCCTCCAAAAAAGGAAAAACCGAAAGATCCTAATCTTCCACCACCTCCACCACCGGCACCAAAAGTGGATCAAGTAAAATTTGTGAAACCCGTTGTGGCAAAAGCTGACGAGGTTGTAGAAGAGATTGCAGAGGTTAAAGATCTTAAAGATAAAAACATTGGTAAGGAAGCTATTAAAGGAAATCCAGATGCTGAATTAACTGTTGATATGCCCACCGGACATGGAACTGAAGCTGTTGTGGAAGAAGACAACACGGTTTACAATACGGCAGGTATTGAGGTTAAACCCGAATATCCAGGAGGAATTGAAAAGTTTTATGCCTTTGTACAGAAAAATTACCAAATGCCTGATGAAGAAGGTTTAAGAGGTAAGGTGTATGTTACTTTTGTAGTTGAAAAAGACGGTTCGCTAACGGATATCAAAGTTCTTAGAGATATTGGTTACGGAACCGGAAAAGAGGCTATTAGGGTTTTAAAAGCAACTCCAAAATGGAATCCAGGGGAACAAAATGGTAAAAAAGTAAGATGTACTTACAGTTTACCAATTAGTCTTCAATCTGCAGAATAA
- a CDS encoding energy transducer TonB produces the protein MKNFFFLVVAFFSFQFADAQELLMETELVSSPDVTNPKFNGGEFDKFYEFINQHFNYATVKNKGDIVVAFTVNELGEVKKIKVLQFPNIEAASEIIRVLNISPKWEPAKRAGRPFSVEIKLPVNFQMKLRNH, from the coding sequence ATGAAAAACTTCTTTTTTCTGGTAGTTGCTTTTTTTTCTTTTCAATTTGCTGATGCGCAAGAATTACTGATGGAAACTGAACTCGTATCAAGTCCAGATGTTACCAATCCTAAATTTAATGGAGGTGAATTTGATAAATTTTATGAATTTATAAATCAACACTTCAATTATGCTACTGTAAAAAATAAAGGCGATATTGTTGTTGCTTTTACCGTCAATGAATTGGGAGAAGTAAAAAAAATCAAAGTTTTACAATTTCCCAACATAGAAGCAGCTTCTGAAATCATAAGAGTTTTGAATATATCTCCAAAATGGGAACCAGCAAAACGCGCTGGAAGACCTTTTAGTGTAGAAATAAAATTGCCGGTGAATTTCCAAATGAAATTAAGGAATCATTAA